In the genome of Pseudomonadota bacterium, the window ACAGTGGTAGAATCCTTGCCAGAACACCAAAATCTCTTCATAAAGCTTTAATAGAAAGAGCTCAAGAGGAAGGGGTAAGCCTCAATCAACTTGTTGTGTATCTCTTATCTCAAAGCATAAAAAAGACTCAAATTGCATAAATAATCCAAGGAGGAGAAATGGGGTCAAATCTTTATTCTTGACATTACCTCCTCTTCCTTTTATCCTTTCGTGAATTCCAGTTCCCCCAGTTCCTGCAAGTTCCACCGAACCTTTTTATTCCTTGACTTACCCCCCCAATGATTGATAGAATTCTTTACAGTAAAGAAATCAAGCAGGAGGAAATTATGCAGATAACCAGAATCAGCCCGAAACGCCAGATAACGATACCAAAAAAGGTGTGCGATAAACTTCTCCTCAAGACCGGTGATTTCCTTGAAGTCGATATAATAGATGAAGGGATTGTGCTTATTCCAAAAAAACTTATCTCAAGAGAGCAGGAATGGTTCTGGACAAAGGAATGGCAGGCGAAAGAAAAGGAGGCTGACAAAGCGATTAAGAACGGTGAGGTATCGAAAGTATTCGAGAAAGCTGACGACCTGATCAAACATCTAAGAAAATGAAGATTCAGACAACGAGACCGTTCGATGATGATTATGATGCACTTCCGGTATCGATAAAAGATAAGGCGGATAAACAGCTCACATTACTACTTTCAAATCCAAAGCATCCATCCTTACAATTGAAA includes:
- a CDS encoding toxin-antitoxin system HicB family antitoxin — encoded protein: MLARTPKSLHKALIERAQEEGVSLNQLVVYLLSQSIKKTQIA
- a CDS encoding AbrB/MazE/SpoVT family DNA-binding domain-containing protein; its protein translation is MQITRISPKRQITIPKKVCDKLLLKTGDFLEVDIIDEGIVLIPKKLISREQEWFWTKEWQAKEKEADKAIKNGEVSKVFEKADDLIKHLRK